ACATTTTAGAACATTTCTTTTATAGTGCAAACGAATGTCCTTTTAACTTATAACTCTCTCTTGTTAACCCAACTAATAACTATAAGTTTATTAAATTCATAATTGTATTTCCTCGGTAAATCAGCTATGATTAAATCAGCAACAATGAAAACGTTTGCGCAAAATTTGCAGTTAATTTAATGAGGTGATTTTGTATGGGGAAAGTTTGGTGGAAGGAAGGCGTAGGCTATCAAGTCTACCCTCGTAGTTTTCAAGATAGTAACGGTGACGGTTTCGGTGACCTACAAGGGATCGTTCAGCGACTTGATTATTTGAAAGATTTAGGTATCGATTTTATTTGGCTCAGTCCAATGTATAAATCACCGTTAGATGATAACGGTTATGATATTTCAGATTATCAAGAAATATTAGAGGAATTCGGAACGATGGGTGATTTCGATGCCCTTCTCAACGAAGTCCATGCACGCGGTATGCGACTTATTATTGATTTAGTGCTTAATCATACGAGTGATGAGCACCCGTGGTTTATTGAATCTCGTCAATCAAAAGAGAATGATAAACGTGACTGGTATATTTGGCGTGATGGGCGTGATGGCAAAGAACCTAATAATTGGGAAAGTATCTTCGGAGGCTCTGCCTGGGAATTTAATGAGCAAACGAATGACTACTTTTTACATGTATTTTCTAAGAAACAGCCTGATTTAAATTGGGAAAACCCAGAAGTAAGAGAGACACTTTACGACACCGTCAATTGGTGGCTTAAAAAGGGGATTGACGGCTTTCGTATCGACGCTATCAGTCACATTAAAAAACGACCAGGGCTACCTGATATGCCTCATGAAGAGGATAAAAAATATGTTCCTTCCTTTGATATGCATATGAATCAAGAGGGAATTATGACGTTTTTGCAAGAGTTCAGGGATAAAACTTACGGGCAATATCCTAACGCGATGACAGTTGGAGAAGCGAATGGTGTCACAGTAGAGGAAGCACCGCAGTGGGCTGGGGATGCCGGTGTTATGGACATGGTTTTTCAGTTCGAGCATTTAGATTTATGGGATCAAGAAGGCAAGAAAGGGTTAGATGTGGTAGCAGTCAAAAAAGCGCTCACAAGATGGCAAAAGGCGCTTGAACATGATGGCTGGAATGCTCTGTTTATTGAAAATCATGATAAAGCTCGAGTTGTGTCTACGTGGGGGAACGATACCGATTATTGGCGTGAAAGTGCAACATCTTTGGCTGCCATGTACTTCCTCATGAAGGGGACCCCATATATTTATCAAGGGCAAGAAATCGGGATGACAAATGGTTATTTCACTGACATTGAGGATTATGATGATGTAGCAGCAAAAAATTTGTACAGAGAGCAAACAGCTGCTGGCATGCCAGCAAAAGACGTATTGAAACTTCTTGCTCGCACGTCACGAGATAACAGTCGTACACCTATGCAATGGTCCGCTGATCCGAATGCTGGCTTTACTGAGGGAACACCTTGGCTAAAAGTGAACCCCAATTTTAAAAAGGTGAATGTGGCAAATCAATTAGAGGATGAGCAATCAATCTTACACTTTTATAAAAAATTAATCCAGCTTAAAAAGAATTATGCATTATTTCCTTATGGAAGCTATGATTTACTACTGGAAGACGATGAGCAAATTATTGCATACAAACGGCAATTAAACGACAAAATAGCGATCATCATATCTAATTTGTCCCCTTCTGAGGCTGAATGGAGAAGTGAGGATAATAACTTAACATTAACAAGTGAGGAACTCGTTCTTGCTAATTATGATGTGACGCCCCATGGTTCTCTCACCTCTTTTAAGCTAAAACCTTATGAAGCTAGAGTCTATATTTTTTAACGCATTGATTTGAACTGCTTTTCGATAACCATAAGTTTAAACGACTCGCTTTATGAGACTCTTCGTTTTAGCGATAAACTATAAGTCAGTCGCTTTTTAGAATTTATCAGAAGTACAGTTTTACAGGGGACTGAACTAACGTTATATTGAGATTAGAGTGACTAAATACAAAATCCCGTAACACTTATAGCGTGATACGGGATTGTTTTTACCTTCTTAATTATTAAAACGTGATTAATAAGCGTTTGTCATACCACCGTCGACTACAAACATTTGACCTGTGACATATGTGTTAAGGTCTGATCCTAAAAATAAAATGGTCTTAGCAAATTCTTCAGGATCTCCGTAGCGCCCTAATGGAATGGACGCTTCTACCGTTTCTTTAATTTGTTCTACCGGTTCCCCTGTTTTTTCAGCTCGTGCTTCATCTAAAGCTTTTAATCTATCCGTGTTAATTCTCCCTGGACCGACAGTATTAATCAGCACCCCATACGGTGCAAACTCCTTTGCTAACGTCTTTGATAATCCTACAATCCCCATCCGATACACATTTGATAACAACAAGCCGTCAATCGGCTCTTTCATAGAGGCTGATGTAATCGTGATAATTTTCCCTTTAGATTGCTTTAGGTAAGGTAAGGCATGTTTAATCGCTCTCACAGTACTCATTAACGTTAAGTCATACCCTTTCGCCCACTCTTCCTCAGTGACGCTTTCAAATGTTCCCGGTGGTGGACCACCCGCATTATTTACGAGGACATCAATTCCTCCTAGACGTGCTGCTGTTTCTTCCACTAACCTTTTTACATCTTCTTTAAGTGTCACATCGCAAGGGAGATAATCGATTTTCCCTTCGGCAGTCTTAGCTAATTCCTCAGCTGCTGTTTTTGCGTTTGTGACATTCCGGCTCGTGATCATGACGTTGGCACCTGAATCTGCATAAGCTTTAGCAACGGCTTTTCCAAGCCCTTTGCTTGATGCGAGAACGAGAACATTTTTCCCTTGTAGACCTAAATCCATTATCATCACTCCTCAATTAAAGCAGTTTTTTCTTCACTCTCTGTAAAACTATGAGTCTAACATCTCGACTATTAAAAGCGGCAATATTGGTTTTAGTTTATCATCATTTCCGAATTTTCTCACTATATGAGCTATTCCGTGATTAATTATCTTGCCTTTTCACAGATAAGCCTCCGTAAACCTCCCGAGTCACAATAGAGAGGACAGCGACAGCAATTTAGGCGTGAGCTAACGGGCTAATGTCCTGATTCACGCAACTAACAATCAGTGGGAGAAGAACGAAACGCCTGATTGAAAGTTCGTTTTATAAATACTTATTTATTTACTTAGTTGGATGATGACCCGAATACGTTCCCATCAATAAGCAGATGGTGTTACAGTAAAGCATCATTAGTTGCGGTAAATAATATAAATGAGATAACTGATGTAACTTATCATGAGAATAAGCCCCTCAAGTTTACTAATCACCCATTTCGTTCTGGAGAAGACGAGAAGTACGAGTGACAGTAGAATCATGAAGGAAAC
The DNA window shown above is from Salipaludibacillus agaradhaerens and carries:
- a CDS encoding glycoside hydrolase family 13 protein, whose amino-acid sequence is MGKVWWKEGVGYQVYPRSFQDSNGDGFGDLQGIVQRLDYLKDLGIDFIWLSPMYKSPLDDNGYDISDYQEILEEFGTMGDFDALLNEVHARGMRLIIDLVLNHTSDEHPWFIESRQSKENDKRDWYIWRDGRDGKEPNNWESIFGGSAWEFNEQTNDYFLHVFSKKQPDLNWENPEVRETLYDTVNWWLKKGIDGFRIDAISHIKKRPGLPDMPHEEDKKYVPSFDMHMNQEGIMTFLQEFRDKTYGQYPNAMTVGEANGVTVEEAPQWAGDAGVMDMVFQFEHLDLWDQEGKKGLDVVAVKKALTRWQKALEHDGWNALFIENHDKARVVSTWGNDTDYWRESATSLAAMYFLMKGTPYIYQGQEIGMTNGYFTDIEDYDDVAAKNLYREQTAAGMPAKDVLKLLARTSRDNSRTPMQWSADPNAGFTEGTPWLKVNPNFKKVNVANQLEDEQSILHFYKKLIQLKKNYALFPYGSYDLLLEDDEQIIAYKRQLNDKIAIIISNLSPSEAEWRSEDNNLTLTSEELVLANYDVTPHGSLTSFKLKPYEARVYIF
- a CDS encoding SDR family oxidoreductase; translated protein: MDLGLQGKNVLVLASSKGLGKAVAKAYADSGANVMITSRNVTNAKTAAEELAKTAEGKIDYLPCDVTLKEDVKRLVEETAARLGGIDVLVNNAGGPPPGTFESVTEEEWAKGYDLTLMSTVRAIKHALPYLKQSKGKIITITSASMKEPIDGLLLSNVYRMGIVGLSKTLAKEFAPYGVLINTVGPGRINTDRLKALDEARAEKTGEPVEQIKETVEASIPLGRYGDPEEFAKTILFLGSDLNTYVTGQMFVVDGGMTNAY